CCGCGGTGGGGAACCGGGGGCAAGGGACAGGGTCCCTACTTCAGGGAAGTGGCCGAGAAGGTGGATAGGCATGCTACGAAAGGCGTGGGCCATCTCTCTGATTCGTGAGCTGCCCTCTATGCCCACGAGCCATCCTTCCGCAGAAGGATGAGCTGCGATCGTGTCATTCTGAGCGCAGCGAAGAATCTCGATTGTTATGATGACTGATGACTGGGGACTGGGGACTGGGGACCTGCCCCATTTTCTGTACCAGGTGTCATGTCAGTCCTGTGGGTCATTGCGATATGGAATGAGCCTATGCAGGCCGGGTTCCCTCTCCCCTGAATTCCTTCCTCTGAATCCAGCGCGGCCTTTCGTCGGGACTGATCAAAAGGACATCTACCGGGCCGCCGACGTTCTTCGGCCTGGCCTGGAAGCGCATGGTGTCAATGGTGGTCCTCACCGCATAGATGGCGAAGTCAATGGCATCCTGGATGGTCATGGCGTCCCAGATGATAGGCGGCTTTGGCTGAGACGTGGTTGGCTGCACCAGCGAGGCGATGATGTCCGCCTGCCCGCCCCACGTAGCGCCATACAATACATTCTCGGTGTTGGGGGAAACATTCTGCCTCTGGATAGTATCCTTCGCCACGTGACAGAAGAAGACATAAGGGATGCTCTTCCTCTCCGTTCTCTTGAAGCCCGCCACATGAAATGCCGTGTCTGCCTGGGGGAAATCCCGTCTGAAGAAGTCGATCAGATTGCGCGGGATGGTGGTTACATCGTCGCTTTCATCGAGGACTTCCTCCGCAAATCTCTTGATGTGGCTCTCTATGTTTATCTTCCCCAGGAGGGATTCGCCAAAGGTGTTGATGCCCACCCTCTGGGTTGGCAGCAGGAAGGTCTTGTAAACGAAGTCGGAGCTGACCGTTTCTATCTTAGGCATAGGCTTCCCGTCGGGTGACTTTCCCTCGATGGTGATCGACTGCCTGCTGTCGGAAGCCATGACTATGCCGGTGGGCACATATATCGTTATCACAAATGACATCTTTTACCTCCCTTACCCCAATTCGATGTTACATTATACACCATGCGTATGGTAATCCCGATCGCGAATGCATGGGGGTCTGTTTGTCACGTCCTCTCAGCTGGCGCATCCTCAGTGCCTGGTGGCACAGGTCAGCGTAACAATCGAGATTCTTCGCTTCGCTCAGAATGACACGATCGTAGCTCATAGCTGATGGCTGATGGCAGAGATTGCTTCGCTTCGCTCGCAATGACACGATCGTAGCTCATAGCTGATGGCTGATGGCAGAGATTGCTTCGCTTCGCTCGCAATGACACAATCGTAGCTCATGGCTGATGGCTCATAGCTCATAGCTCATAGCTCATGGCTCATAGCAGAGATTGCTTCGCTTCGCTCGCAATGACACGATGGCAAGCTGTCACCCTGACTTTTACACGGCTTGTCACCCCGAACGACTTGTTGTCACCCTGAGCGAAGGGTCTCCTCCTCACAAAGCAAACAACGCCTATTCGTGCGACTGAGCACTGGCCGTCAGGTCGTCCTTAGCGGTCGACATTCTGCCGCTGACACCCCCGCAGTCCAAGGAAAGAGGCTTTGTTTCTGCCTTCATGACCGGGAAGATCAAGCTGGGTAAAGGCAGTGCTTCCAGGGTCATATCGCTGGCCTCCAAGAGCCTGGCAGTAGTGGAATCCTTTGATAAGATAGACACTGAGTGGCCCGACGAGATGTCGCCGCAGAGACTGCAGGAGTACAGTGCCAAGATGACAGAGTTCAGGCAAACTGAAGCTCTAGGGCCTTTCGGTATCTAGTGCAATAGCGGTCTGTCTATGGTTGGCCAGAGGTACCCTTCTTCTCCTTCTCAGCGAGTGCTTGTTTTATCCGCTTTTCCCGCCTCCACCGCCGCACCTCGATCCAGAGAAGGAAGGCGAACATGGCATAAGCGACGACAGCCAGGAAGCTATCGAATTGCCGCGAGTTATCTTCCTCACCAGTAAAGGCTTGTACAGTCATAAAGATAGCAACAACCAGCCACGCCACAATCATGAAGAGCCGGAAGGTGTTGGCCCCACTTCTCTGACGTCTGATCCTGTTCGGGTCTCTTTGCGGTGATCTAAACATCGTGAACCTCAACTACCCAGTTTCGATGTTCCCAGCGTAACGGAAGCCGAGTTGAATGTCAATGACGGGGATAGAACTACAAGAAGAGGGATGCTAAATATGGTGGCTAATGATAAGGGCATTGGGGGTCGGGACCAAGGTAGTCTTCACTGCCTTCAGCCCGCGCATAGGCCAGCGCTATCGCCCGGCAGCCCCGGCATACCGGCCAGTAGCGGCATGAGTGGCAGCCGCCGCGATAGTCCTCCCGCGTCCTCAGTGACCACAGCACCGGCGATTCCGCCCAAAGCTTGCGGAAAGAGTCCCTTTTGATATTCCCGATGGGCAAGTCCATGCGCCGGCAGGGCATCACCGTACCATCAGCGGTGATGGTCACACCGAAGACGCCCGCAGCACAACCACCCATCGGCATATCCGTCTGAGGGATATCGCCATCCATTTCGGCAATAACTGCCAGAGGGTCGCGAGAGGTAACGTTAATCTTGCTGCTGCTCCTGTACCGGCGCAATTCATCATAGAAGAGGGCTACCTCCTCGCGGGTCAATGCCTCACCCATAAGCGCCTTCCCTCTGCCGGAAGGGACCAGCCGCGAAAAGGCGATGCCACTCACCCCCAGTTCCTCAGCCACATGGACCAGTTCACCAGCCTCGGCCATGTTGAGCCTGGAAACAGTGAGGTTGATATTAGTCTCAACACCCTCACCCACCAGGTTCTGGATACCTTCCAGGGCACGCTGATAAGACCCCTGTCCTCTCAAGCTATCATGTGTGGCCTCGAGTCCATCAAGGCTAATCTGCACATCAGCCACCTGCGCCCTTTTCAGTTGCCGGGCTCCTCGGGGGCCTATGAGAGTCCCGTTGCTCATCAGCGATATGGCGAACCCGCATCCAGATGCATAGCCCAGCACTGCAAACAGGTCGTCGCGCAGCAGCGGCTCGCCGCCGGTAAAATGAAGGCCGGGCGATATGTTCATGTCATAAGCTACCGCCCAGCCTTCGACTGTTGTCCGTATGCTGCTGATCGCCCCGCAGATTTCCTCATAGTTCATCTCCGGCACTGCTCCCGATTGGTAGCAGTGCCGACAGACCAGATTACACTTCTCTGTCAGATGGAACTGAACAAAGAAATCAAACGGGGTACCCTGCATTCAGCAATCCTCTGTTGCCAAACTGGCAACTACTTTCCCTTTCAGGACTTTCAAGCGAGGCAATTCCTGACCAGAGCCTTGCTTCTGGCCATTGCCTCCTTGAATCTCTGAAAGAATCTGGCTTCACTTTCCTGAGATTCCCTGCTCATGGCCTGTCCCTCCTTTCTTCAATAATCGTAGGGGACTATTTCCCTCAATCCTCTGTTTGGCAGCTATGCTACCGTATAATTCTAAGGCTGTCAAGGGTTTTGCCTGCTTACCATAACCAGCGAAACATACTCTGAGGATATAATCAGGGCAGCTAAGAGCAGGTGCACCCCGCAACAGTTCCCATGCCGAGGGCTTAGTTGCAGGAATAGGCGTTATTGGCTTTATGGGGACTGATGACTGATGACTGATGACTGGGGACTGGGACTGGTGACTGGTTGCACGAATAGGCCTCATTCGCTTTATGGGAAGAGACCCTTCGCCTTCGCTCAGGGTGACAAACCGCATGAATACCGGGGTGACAAACCGTATAAACACCAGGGTGACATGTAGCCCACTGTGTCATTCTGAGCGAAGCGAAGAATCTCGCAGTTATGGCCGAGATTGCTTCGTCGTCCTTCTGCAGAAGGACTCCTCGCAATGACATGATGCGGCGTGCATGGGCACTCCAGAAGAGCGGGTCTTGGGACGTCCTCTCTAGACCAGACCTTCGGATTGCGAGAAATACCAAGCGTCGGGTCATCCTGTAGGGACTCTGTCCGACCTCAATAAGTAGAGAAGTACCCCATCTTCATGTCAAAGCTCTTGAAGGCTGGCTCTGCTGCCGCCCGAGGAAGTCAAGGACAACACGATTGGCTTTATCAGCAGCCTCCCACACATAGCCGTGTCCAGCGCCTTCCACGAGGACCAGCTCAGCATTGGGTATCCTCGACGCCAGAATTCGGGAGTTCTCCACAGGGAGTGTCTTGTCACCCGTCCCCGCTATTACCAGCGTGGGGACCTTGATCTGCGGCAACCTGTCGTAGGTGTCGAAGCTGGCGATCGCCTCTGTCTGTCTCTTAAACCCATGCAGTGAAGGTGGAGACTCTGCCCCTTTTATCAGCCACTCCCGGACTAGATCGGGGTGATTCTCTACAAACGAGTCACTGAAAGTCAGCGCTGCTGAGACTCTCACCATCTCCGCGGGCGGAAGATTGAGCAGGTTAAACAGTTGGCTGACGGTCTCCTGGGGCGCTACCGCGGAATGAATTCCGCCGCAGGACGTGGCTCCCAGGACCAGACTGCTCACTGCATTGGGATAGCAGAGGGCAAGCTCCTGTGCGATCATGCCACCCATAGAAAGGCCGTATACATGTGCCGCAGCCATACCCAGGCCATTGAGCACTCCCAGCGCATCGTGCACCAGCATATCCATGGTGTAGACCGTATCCGGCTGATCAGTTCGGCCTACTCCTCTGTTGTCGAATGAGACTACCCTGTACCTGCGAGAAAAGAGAGCCATCTGCTGCCACCACATGCTGGAACCACCACCCAACCCCATCAACAGAAGCAGAGGCTCACCATCTCCCCGGACCTCGTAGTAAACGCTGATATCATTGGCTTTCAGGAAGGGCATTGGACTTGTTCACCTCCATTCGGCCAGTCGTTCACCGGGGCTTTCTGCTGGCTCTCTTACCCCCGGCCCCCGC
This genomic interval from Chloroflexota bacterium contains the following:
- a CDS encoding radical SAM protein, which produces MQGTPFDFFVQFHLTEKCNLVCRHCYQSGAVPEMNYEEICGAISSIRTTVEGWAVAYDMNISPGLHFTGGEPLLRDDLFAVLGYASGCGFAISLMSNGTLIGPRGARQLKRAQVADVQISLDGLEATHDSLRGQGSYQRALEGIQNLVGEGVETNINLTVSRLNMAEAGELVHVAEELGVSGIAFSRLVPSGRGKALMGEALTREEVALFYDELRRYRSSSKINVTSRDPLAVIAEMDGDIPQTDMPMGGCAAGVFGVTITADGTVMPCRRMDLPIGNIKRDSFRKLWAESPVLWSLRTREDYRGGCHSCRYWPVCRGCRAIALAYARAEGSEDYLGPDPQCPYH
- a CDS encoding alpha/beta fold hydrolase, which encodes MPFLKANDISVYYEVRGDGEPLLLLMGLGGGSSMWWQQMALFSRRYRVVSFDNRGVGRTDQPDTVYTMDMLVHDALGVLNGLGMAAAHVYGLSMGGMIAQELALCYPNAVSSLVLGATSCGGIHSAVAPQETVSQLFNLLNLPPAEMVRVSAALTFSDSFVENHPDLVREWLIKGAESPPSLHGFKRQTEAIASFDTYDRLPQIKVPTLVIAGTGDKTLPVENSRILASRIPNAELVLVEGAGHGYVWEAADKANRVVLDFLGRQQSQPSRALT